CCGGCGTTACGACGGCGGACGATGAGCTTGTCGCTTTCCTTGTTGGGGTGGCGCGTGCGGCCTTCCTTCTGACCCCACGGGCTGACCGGGTGGCGACCACCGGAGGTCTTGCCCTCACCACCACCGTGCGGGTGGTCGATCGGGTTCATGGCGACACCACGCACGGTCGGGCGGACGCCCTTCCAGCGCATACGGCCGGCCTTGCCCCAGTTGATGTTCGACTGCTCGGCGTTGCCGACCTCGCCGATCGTCGCGCGGCAGCGGACGTCGACGTTGCGGACCTCGCCCGAGGGCAGGCGCAGCTGGGCGTAGGGGCCGTCCTTCGCGACGAGACGAACCGAGGCGCCGGCGGAGCGGGCCATCTTGGCGCCACCGCCCGGCTTCAGCTCGATGGCGTGGATGACGGTACCGGTCGGGATGTTGCGCAGCGGCAGGTTGTTGCCCGGCTTGATGTCCGAGCCGGCGCCCGACTCGACCACGTCGCCCTGCTTCAGCCCGGCCGGAGCCAGGATGTAGCGCTTGGTGCCGTCCACGAAGTGGAGCAGCGCGATGCGCGCAGTGCGGTTGGGGTCGTACTCGATGTGCGCGACCTTGGCGTTGACGCCGTCCTTGTCGTTGCGACGGAAGTCGATCACGCGGTACTGGCGCTTGTGGCCACCACCGATGTGACGGGTCGTGATGCGGCCCTGGTTGTTGCGGCCACCGGTCTTCGACAGCGGACGGAGAAGGGACTTCTCCGGCGTCGAGCGGGTGATCTCGGCGAAGTCGGCGACCGAGGAGCCGCGACGACCGGGGGT
This genomic stretch from Leifsonia sp. EB41 harbors:
- the rplB gene encoding 50S ribosomal protein L2, with translation MAIRNYKPTTPGRRGSSVADFAEITRSTPEKSLLRPLSKTGGRNNQGRITTRHIGGGHKRQYRVIDFRRNDKDGVNAKVAHIEYDPNRTARIALLHFVDGTKRYILAPAGLKQGDVVESGAGSDIKPGNNLPLRNIPTGTVIHAIELKPGGGAKMARSAGASVRLVAKDGPYAQLRLPSGEVRNVDVRCRATIGEVGNAEQSNINWGKAGRMRWKGVRPTVRGVAMNPIDHPHGGGEGKTSGGRHPVSPWGQKEGRTRHPNKESDKLIVRRRNAGKKRK